One genomic region from Colletotrichum lupini chromosome 7, complete sequence encodes:
- a CDS encoding 3-oxoacyl-(acyl-carrier protein) reductase produces the protein MSPPVHAPIPPRGTMTNKVALVSGSSKGIGAGIAMELSSRGANIVLNYPWGSLKQECEATGAKLQTDWIAVCADLTADEGPEELVRQAVARFGHIDILVSNAGYVPIAHLWDADLSMWDQAMNLNARGAFALVKAALPHLAPYKPADPPNMSGAIGGSRIIMVGSAASRVPKPTQGIYAATKGALDAILRVWAKELPPKYGCTVNMVAPGPVLTESFLEHFSPEEWEGLREVFIRDTPVEGGAASVEDVAWAVAFLAEERSRFINGEYMFVTGGVSMQ, from the coding sequence ATGTCACCACCAGTTCATGCGCCTATACCGCCCCGGGGGACTATGACGAACAAGGTAGCCCTCGTGTCGGGTTCGTCAAAAGGCATTGGGGCTGGAATTGCAATGGAACTCTCAAGTCGTGGAGCAAACATCGTTCTGAACTACCCTTGGGGTTCTTTGAAGCAAGAATGCGAAGCTACTGGAGCGAAACTCCAAACTGATTGGATCGCGGTCTGTGCCGACCTCACGGCGGATGAAGGGCCAGAAGAATTGGTGCGTCAAGCTGTGGCAAGGTTCGGTCACATCGATATCCTCGTGAGCAATGCCGGATACGTGCCCATTGCACACCTCTGGGACGCTGACTTGAGCATGTGGGATCAAGCCATGAACCTGAATGCACGCGGCGCTTTCGCACTGGTCAAAGCAGCGCTCCCACATCTCGCGCCTTACAAACCGGCCGACCCTCCGAACATGTCTGGTGCTATTGGCGGCTCCCGCATCATCATGGTGGGGTCAGCGGCGTCCCGAGTACCGAAGCCGACTCAAGGAATCTACGCAGCGACCAAAGGGGCTTTGGATGCAATCTTGCGTGTTTGGGCAAAGGAATTACCACCGAAGTACGGCTGCACGGTCAACATGGTTGCACCAGGCCCAGTACTGACAGAGAGTTTTCTGGAGCACTTCTCTCCCGAAGAATGGGAAGGATTGAGAGAAGTCTTCATCAGAGATACACCGGTGGAAGGTGGTGCGGCATCTGTTGAAGATGTCGCATGGGCAGTTGCGTTCTTAGCTGAGGAGCGATCACGGTTCATCAACGGCGAGTACATGTTTGTGACAGGCGGTGTGTCCATGCAATAG